One genomic segment of Vibrio mimicus includes these proteins:
- the tal gene encoding transaldolase, whose translation MSNKLAQLRKLTTVVADTGEIDAIKKYQPEDATTNPSLILKAAQIAEYAPLIDQAIAYAKTQSNDKAQQVQDTCDMLAVNIGKEILKTIPGRISTEVDARLSYDTERSVAKARQLVKMYNDAGISNDRILIKLASTWEGIRAAEILEKEGINCNLTLLFSFAQARACAEAGVFLISPFVGRIMDWYKAKEGRDFAASEDPGVLSVTKIYNYYKEHGYKTVVMGASFRNIGEILELAGCDRLTIAPSLLAELEAAEGELVAKLVDSKGSKARPAPMTHSEFLWEHNLDAMAVEKLAEGIRNFAVDQGKLEAMIAAKL comes from the coding sequence ATGAGCAATAAATTAGCGCAACTTCGTAAACTGACCACAGTCGTGGCCGACACTGGTGAAATTGATGCAATCAAAAAATACCAGCCAGAAGACGCAACCACTAACCCTTCTCTGATTCTAAAAGCTGCGCAGATTGCTGAATACGCGCCTCTGATTGATCAAGCTATCGCCTACGCAAAAACTCAAAGCAACGACAAAGCACAACAAGTACAAGACACTTGTGACATGCTGGCGGTCAACATCGGTAAAGAAATCCTAAAAACCATTCCGGGTCGTATTTCGACTGAAGTTGACGCGCGTCTTTCTTACGACACCGAGCGCAGCGTAGCGAAAGCACGTCAGCTAGTAAAAATGTACAACGATGCGGGCATCAGCAACGATCGTATCCTGATCAAACTGGCTTCTACTTGGGAAGGTATCCGCGCGGCGGAAATTCTTGAGAAAGAAGGCATCAACTGTAACCTGACTCTGCTGTTCTCTTTCGCACAAGCGCGTGCGTGTGCTGAAGCTGGCGTGTTCCTGATCTCTCCATTCGTTGGCCGTATCATGGACTGGTACAAAGCTAAAGAAGGTCGTGATTTCGCGGCAAGCGAAGACCCAGGCGTACTGTCAGTCACCAAGATCTACAACTACTACAAAGAGCACGGCTACAAAACGGTTGTGATGGGCGCAAGCTTCCGTAACATCGGCGAGATCCTAGAACTGGCTGGCTGTGACCGCCTGACTATCGCACCTTCGCTACTGGCTGAGCTTGAAGCGGCTGAAGGCGAATTGGTTGCAAAACTGGTTGACTCAAAAGGCTCTAAAGCTCGCCCTGCGCCAATGACGCACAGCGAATTCCTGTGGGAACACAACCTAGACGCTATGGCCGTTGAAAAACTGGCTGAAGGCATCCGTAACTTCGCGGTTGACCAAGGCAAACTGGAAGCGATGATCGCGGCTAAGCTGTAA
- a CDS encoding sugar-binding transcriptional regulator: MSQIPEISVESTDLLTEIAVSYYQDGATQEEISKKYTISRAKVGRLLKQARDEGIVEITVKYHPVFSAKIEQRLIERFGVRRALIALDQPNDEAQRQQVAGLVSNYLTSTLKNGMVVTVGQGRNVSAVAHHVGVITPRDCKFVCSIGGIHPRGGMFNADHICRQLAKKYGGSSETLYAPAYAENPEQKRVFMQNSTVKQTLDLARKADIALVGIGDMSENSYMVDLGWFTPEEVVQSRLNQGVVGDFAGHDFFDVHGRIANTVMNDRVIGLGIDEFRPIAEVIAIAAENSKPLALLGALRTGAIDVIATSVSNALTVLNLDEQMQTALSS, from the coding sequence ATGAGCCAAATTCCAGAGATTTCGGTTGAAAGTACCGATCTGCTGACTGAAATCGCCGTCTCTTATTATCAAGATGGCGCAACACAGGAAGAGATTTCCAAAAAATACACCATTTCACGCGCCAAAGTGGGGCGATTGCTCAAACAAGCCCGTGATGAGGGAATTGTCGAAATCACCGTCAAATATCATCCAGTGTTTAGTGCCAAAATCGAGCAACGTTTGATTGAGCGTTTTGGCGTGCGCCGCGCCTTGATTGCCCTCGATCAACCCAATGATGAAGCACAGCGCCAACAAGTCGCAGGTTTGGTATCCAACTATCTCACCAGTACGCTAAAAAACGGCATGGTGGTGACCGTTGGGCAGGGGCGTAATGTGTCGGCCGTAGCGCATCATGTTGGGGTGATCACGCCGCGGGATTGCAAATTTGTGTGTAGCATCGGCGGCATTCACCCACGTGGCGGTATGTTTAATGCTGACCACATTTGCCGTCAGCTAGCCAAAAAATACGGCGGCAGTTCGGAAACCTTGTACGCGCCGGCCTACGCAGAAAACCCGGAGCAGAAACGGGTATTCATGCAAAATAGCACGGTGAAGCAAACGCTCGATCTTGCTCGTAAAGCGGATATCGCACTGGTCGGGATTGGGGATATGAGTGAAAACAGCTACATGGTTGACCTTGGCTGGTTTACGCCGGAAGAAGTGGTGCAATCACGCCTGAATCAAGGTGTGGTCGGTGATTTTGCCGGGCATGATTTTTTTGATGTGCATGGACGTATCGCGAATACCGTGATGAATGACCGTGTGATTGGTTTGGGGATTGATGAGTTCCGCCCGATTGCCGAAGTGATCGCGATTGCCGCGGAAAATAGTAAACCGCTTGCATTATTAGGGGCACTACGGACAGGCGCGATTGATGTGATCGCAACGAGCGTGAGTAACGCTTTAACGGTACTCAACTTAGATGAGCAGATGCAAACGGCATTAAGCTCATAA
- a CDS encoding glycoside hydrolase family 18 protein, with the protein MKKTVIATALFTALCSHAVLANQPVVAGYFADWQYANSANPYVVKDIPADNLTHVIYAFLSMCGPHTGASETVQKLVAEQCKGKPDFTAIVVDTEAALEKDFGAVKVKVPYKGHFAQLAQLKADHPQLKILPSFGGWTMSEPFHAMAKDPKSIEQFAKTAAQLIAQYDFFDGVDLDWEYPGGGGLTTSPWSPETKLSDEQMAAEKAAFTHLVKTLRSELDALGKTKQREYELSTAVGVGAKAAQIDWPAAAPYLTNMFAMTYDYLGGWGPQTGHVTNLHATERSWWGMGSDVFINQMIELGIPREKLVIGAAYYGRGWQGTKDYDGGLPTAELSSEQGAQFGTTENGYFMYWDLMKNYTALQGYQYHYDEASHAPYLWNPEKKVFISFEDERSVAAKAKWAKEQKLGGIFTWELSGDPSGKLTQTMFESIK; encoded by the coding sequence ATGAAAAAAACAGTCATTGCTACCGCGTTATTTACTGCATTGTGCAGCCATGCGGTGCTCGCTAATCAACCTGTAGTTGCGGGTTATTTTGCCGATTGGCAATACGCCAATTCAGCCAATCCCTACGTTGTAAAAGATATTCCTGCCGATAACCTGACTCATGTGATCTACGCGTTTTTGAGCATGTGTGGCCCGCACACAGGTGCCAGTGAAACGGTGCAAAAACTGGTCGCCGAGCAGTGTAAAGGCAAGCCAGATTTCACCGCGATTGTGGTGGATACCGAAGCGGCGTTGGAGAAAGACTTCGGCGCAGTCAAAGTGAAGGTGCCCTACAAAGGCCACTTTGCTCAGTTAGCACAGTTGAAAGCGGATCATCCACAACTGAAAATCTTGCCTTCCTTTGGTGGCTGGACCATGTCAGAGCCGTTCCATGCAATGGCGAAAGATCCTAAATCGATCGAGCAGTTTGCTAAAACGGCGGCTCAGTTAATCGCGCAGTACGATTTCTTTGATGGTGTGGATCTCGATTGGGAATACCCCGGTGGCGGCGGTTTAACCACCTCACCTTGGAGTCCTGAAACCAAGCTTAGCGATGAGCAAATGGCCGCAGAAAAAGCCGCATTCACCCACTTAGTGAAAACTCTGCGTTCGGAATTGGATGCGTTAGGCAAAACCAAACAACGCGAGTATGAGCTTTCCACTGCGGTCGGTGTTGGCGCAAAAGCGGCGCAAATTGACTGGCCAGCCGCTGCACCGTATTTAACCAACATGTTTGCCATGACTTACGATTACCTTGGCGGATGGGGGCCACAAACGGGTCACGTTACTAATTTGCATGCCACCGAACGTAGTTGGTGGGGAATGGGCTCCGATGTGTTTATTAATCAGATGATCGAACTCGGCATTCCACGTGAAAAATTGGTGATTGGTGCGGCTTATTACGGCCGTGGCTGGCAAGGTACCAAAGATTATGATGGTGGTTTGCCCACTGCGGAGCTAAGCTCCGAGCAGGGTGCGCAGTTTGGCACGACCGAAAATGGTTACTTCATGTATTGGGATTTGATGAAGAACTACACGGCGCTGCAAGGCTATCAATACCATTATGACGAAGCCTCACACGCACCGTACTTGTGGAACCCAGAGAAAAAAGTCTTCATCAGTTTTGAAGATGAACGCTCGGTAGCGGCGAAAGCCAAATGGGCGAAAGAGCAAAAACTCGGTGGTATTTTCACTTGGGAACTCTCTGGCGATCCTTCCGGCAAGCTGACTCAAACCATGTTTGAATCGATCAAATAA